GTTTAAAAGAAGCACAAGACATGTTGTGCGAAAAACCATTAAACCGTTGGATACATGCCGATGGCTCTAAACTATCGTTTAGAGACTCATTAAAAATTGTTGGACAAATAGGGCAAATAGCCCTTCATTATAGATAATATTTTCATGATTAGTTTTTTTAGTTGGATTGGAGAACGCCTGGCTGGTAACCAGGCGTTTTCTGTTTTAGGAAATAAAGTTACCTTTAGCAAGGTATAGGGGGGCAGAAGTATTTAGTTTAAGCCAATTAGTTGCGGACCAAATTCCTCATAAAAAATATTCTCTTTATTTACATTCAGCGCTATAAGCGATTGGTATTGTGCTTTAATAAACAATTCAGGACCACAAATGTAGTAGCTGGCATTTTCCAGTAATATAGTGTCTTTATGAGCATGAAGGTCTACCCGTCCAGAAATAGCATTTTTTGCTACGGTATGATCTTGGTCATAAAAAACAAGGCTCTCAAGCCAATGTGCATCACTGTTTAGTTGGGCAACTTCATCTTTAAATGCGTGTACCGCTTCATTTCTGCAGCCATGCACCCAAACTGTTTTATTTTTTCGATTATTATTTTTAACCGTGTGTAGCATAGATAGCATTGGTGTAAGTCCTATTCCTCCGCTTATTAATACTACTGGATGCTCTGTATTTTCTTTTAATTTAAATAAGCCCATTGGAGGAGATACATTTATAACGTCGCCTGCCTTAGCCATGTGTAGCTGATTTGATACCATTCCTTCAGGATTTGTTTCAGTATTTGCTTCCCGCTTAACAGATATCCTGTAATACTCCCCATTAAAGGAATCCGACAGGCTATATTGTCTGGGTTGTACAATCCCAAGATCATTTACAAATACCTGCACGCTTAAAAACTGTCCTGGTGCAAAATCAGCTATTGCTTTCCCGTCTTCAGGATATAAGTAAAATGATTTTACTTCTGCCGATTCTTCTGTAATTTTGCCTATTTTAAATTTTCTCCAGCCAATCCAACCGCCAGTTTTGTTTTTATTTTCGTTGTACATATCCGTCTCCAGTCCTGTCATAATATCAGCTAACTCAAAGTAAGCAATTTTCCATGCCTCCAGTATTTCGGGTGTAGCTGCATCGCCCAGAACTTCATCAATAGAGGCCAATAGATGAGTTCCTACAATAGAGTACTGCTCGGGTAATACATTAAGGCTTACATGCTTATTGCCTATACCTTTTAAAATATTCAGTAGTACGCTCGGGTTTTCTATATTTTCAGCATAAGAAAGTACTGTACTAGCTAAGGC
The Flavobacterium litorale genome window above contains:
- the hmpA gene encoding NO-inducible flavohemoprotein, with product MNTQQKELITATVPLLRTSGEVLTNYLYKRMFEHHPELKEIFNMGNQANGRQKSALASTVLSYAENIENPSVLLNILKGIGNKHVSLNVLPEQYSIVGTHLLASIDEVLGDAATPEILEAWKIAYFELADIMTGLETDMYNENKNKTGGWIGWRKFKIGKITEESAEVKSFYLYPEDGKAIADFAPGQFLSVQVFVNDLGIVQPRQYSLSDSFNGEYYRISVKREANTETNPEGMVSNQLHMAKAGDVINVSPPMGLFKLKENTEHPVVLISGGIGLTPMLSMLHTVKNNNRKNKTVWVHGCRNEAVHAFKDEVAQLNSDAHWLESLVFYDQDHTVAKNAISGRVDLHAHKDTILLENASYYICGPELFIKAQYQSLIALNVNKENIFYEEFGPQLIGLN